From the genome of Phoenix dactylifera cultivar Barhee BC4 unplaced genomic scaffold, palm_55x_up_171113_PBpolish2nd_filt_p 000207F, whole genome shotgun sequence:
GAAGCGACATGAATACGCCCCGAGTTGTCGGTGAGGTTCAGAGTATATGATCCACCGGCAAATGTAGCAGGGTTCGAAGCACTAAGGTTTTGGAAATCTGACAGGGAGTAGTACTTGGGGAAGGCATGGTAGAGGAGGAGGGTCTTGAGTTGGTCTCGGGTGAGGTTGGAGAATGTAGTCTTTTTAAGCAAAGAGAAGGCTGAGTCCTTTGGGACAAAGATGGTGATGCCTTGTTTGGTGTTGTTAGCTTGGTTTTGGAAGGTTTGGATGACTTGAGTTTGTTCGAGATAGTTGAGGAAGGTATGGAAAGGGCCGGCAACAGAGAGCAGGTCGGCAAGGTTTACAAAGTGTGGGGCAGGGGCAGGTGCTGGAGATGGAGGAAGAAGTGGTGATGGGGCAGTTTGTGCATTTGTTGGAGAAGAAATCAATATGGCTAGAAAACTGCAAGCCACAAACATTGCACTAAGCCCCATTGATCTAATATTTCTCTTTGCTTTCTCGGCGATCAAACACTCAAGGGGCCCTGCAGGAACATGACCCAACAAAATAAGCaaattttgtatatatatacatatgtaagtTTAGATTCTTATGCCAGAAAAATTTAATGAGCTGTGTTAAAAAACATGTAGGTATATAGTTTTTCTCCCTAAACTGTGGTGGATTATGG
Proteins encoded in this window:
- the LOC103697420 gene encoding fasciclin-like arabinogalactan protein 7 gives rise to the protein MGLSAMFVACSFLAILISSPTNAQTAPSPLLPPSPAPAPAPHFVNLADLLSVAGPFHTFLNYLEQTQVIQTFQNQANNTKQGITIFVPKDSAFSLLKKTTFSNLTRDQLKTLLLYHAFPKYYSLSDFQNLSASNPATFAGGSYTLNLTDNSGRIHVASTWSNPEITSSVYSTAPVAVYQINKVLLPMAIFSTEPALAPALAPAPETTKPSDLAPSSGRGIASAPKSSESSTTESSASSISIGLFSSLVMAVSSGFMLIL